Proteins co-encoded in one Kocuria flava genomic window:
- a CDS encoding ABC transporter permease subunit, with protein sequence MSTHITARGTTAAPGEAGGGAGLGAPLDLRNSHSRGFGLGFVVKLVLMALINAFGLYGILAAWAAGSWGILAFLALALIVADLVYFLPGRKILPAKYLYPGLIFLLIFQIFVVLYTAATAFTNYGDGHNATKTAAISQLTTTYEQRVEGSQAYPVTVLEGDDGLALATVQDDQVLVGAADQPLAPLEDATVTDDRVVEAPGYEVLDYGGVVAAADELTDLRVPVSGQEADDAALRTDDGRTAYVYESTLVHDEAADAMVADDGTVYANNGEGAFVGPEGEALRPGWRVFVGLDNFAAIFDPAVLGGPFVSVTLWTFTFAIMSVVLTFFLGLLLAILFNDEKLRFRNVYRAIIFLPYAFPAFLSILIWAGLLNTDYGFVNEILLGGAGVPWLDNPWLARISLLLVNLWLGFPYMFLVTTGALQSIPSEIYESSEMDGAGPVRQFGSITLPMLMVAVGPMLIASFAMNFNNFNVIYLLTGGGPQDVESTTGVGATDILISFVYKIAFAGGTNDYGLASALSILIFIMVAVISALTFRRSKALEEIS encoded by the coding sequence ATGAGCACGCACATCACCGCACGGGGCACCACCGCCGCCCCCGGCGAGGCGGGGGGCGGTGCCGGGCTCGGCGCGCCCCTGGACCTGCGCAACTCGCACTCCCGGGGATTCGGCCTGGGCTTCGTGGTCAAGCTGGTCCTGATGGCGCTGATCAACGCGTTCGGCCTCTACGGCATCCTCGCGGCCTGGGCCGCCGGCAGCTGGGGCATCCTGGCCTTCCTGGCGTTGGCCCTGATCGTGGCCGACCTCGTCTACTTCCTGCCCGGCCGGAAGATCCTGCCCGCCAAGTACCTCTACCCGGGGCTGATCTTCCTGCTGATCTTCCAGATCTTCGTGGTGCTCTACACCGCCGCCACGGCGTTCACCAACTACGGTGACGGACACAACGCCACCAAGACGGCGGCGATCAGCCAGCTCACCACCACCTACGAGCAGCGGGTCGAGGGCTCCCAGGCGTACCCCGTCACGGTCCTCGAGGGCGATGACGGACTTGCGCTGGCCACCGTGCAGGACGACCAGGTGCTCGTGGGCGCCGCCGATCAGCCGCTGGCCCCGCTCGAGGACGCCACGGTCACGGACGACCGCGTCGTCGAGGCGCCCGGCTACGAGGTGCTCGACTACGGCGGCGTCGTGGCGGCCGCCGACGAGCTGACCGACCTCCGGGTGCCCGTGAGCGGACAGGAGGCCGACGACGCCGCACTGCGCACCGACGACGGCCGGACCGCCTACGTGTACGAGTCCACGCTCGTCCACGACGAGGCGGCCGACGCGATGGTCGCCGACGACGGCACCGTGTACGCGAACAACGGGGAGGGCGCCTTCGTCGGACCCGAGGGCGAGGCCCTGCGGCCGGGCTGGCGGGTCTTCGTGGGCCTGGACAACTTCGCGGCGATCTTCGACCCGGCCGTCCTGGGCGGCCCGTTCGTCTCGGTGACCCTGTGGACCTTCACCTTCGCCATCATGTCCGTGGTACTGACCTTCTTCCTGGGCCTGCTCCTGGCGATCCTGTTCAACGACGAGAAGCTGAGGTTCCGGAACGTCTACCGGGCCATCATCTTCCTGCCGTACGCCTTCCCCGCGTTCCTGTCCATCCTGATCTGGGCAGGTCTGCTCAACACCGACTACGGCTTCGTCAACGAGATCCTGCTGGGCGGCGCCGGAGTTCCCTGGCTGGACAACCCCTGGCTGGCCAGGATCTCGCTGCTGCTGGTCAACCTCTGGCTGGGCTTCCCGTACATGTTCCTCGTGACCACCGGCGCCCTGCAGTCGATCCCGAGCGAGATCTACGAGTCCTCCGAGATGGACGGGGCCGGACCGGTCCGTCAGTTCGGGTCGATCACCCTGCCCATGCTCATGGTGGCGGTCGGCCCGATGCTCATCGCGTCCTTCGCCATGAACTTCAACAACTTCAACGTGATCTACCTGCTCACCGGCGGCGGGCCCCAGGACGTGGAGTCCACCACCGGAGTGGGCGCCACCGACATCCTCATCTCGTTCGTCTACAAGATCGCCTTCGCCGGAGGCACCAACGACTACGGACTGGCCTCGGCCCTGTCCATCCTCATCTTCATCATGGTGGCCGTCATCTCCGCGCTGACGTTCCGCCGCAGCAAGGCTCTCGAGGAGATCAGCTGA
- a CDS encoding sugar ABC transporter permease, with protein MSTPTTPTPGDRPGHDGTNGSDRAPWAAATAAPSTGTSNMIQPTDSLAPVGPRTGGSTGPGRPRRSAGQRFARGGWKHLAAIAACVFALFPLVYAFSASLSASGSLLGSNRLFSDVTGANYTNLLTDPQNPYLTWFANSMFVSVTTAVGTVLMGAAAAYAFSRFKFRSRKGGLLALLIIQMFPQLLAFVAIFLLLFAISEVYPFLGLNSRLGLVAVYLGGALGANTFLMYGFFNTIPKDLDEAATLDGASHAQIYWTMILPLVTPILVVVGMLSFIASFSDFLLAQIVLQDPDKYTLAVGLYQFVSVQFGENWGVFTAGAILAAIPVVALFLFLQRYIVSGLTGGAVKG; from the coding sequence ATGTCCACTCCCACCACGCCCACCCCGGGCGACCGCCCCGGCCACGACGGCACCAACGGCTCGGACCGCGCCCCCTGGGCCGCGGCCACGGCCGCTCCGTCCACCGGCACATCGAACATGATCCAGCCCACCGACTCTCTGGCCCCGGTGGGACCCCGGACCGGAGGGTCCACCGGTCCGGGGCGCCCCCGCCGCAGCGCCGGGCAGCGTTTCGCCCGCGGCGGGTGGAAGCACCTGGCCGCGATCGCCGCCTGCGTCTTCGCCCTCTTCCCGCTGGTCTACGCGTTTTCGGCGTCCCTGTCCGCTTCGGGGTCGCTGCTGGGGTCCAACCGGCTGTTCTCCGACGTGACCGGCGCCAACTACACGAACCTGCTCACCGATCCGCAGAACCCGTACCTCACCTGGTTCGCCAACTCGATGTTCGTCTCGGTCACCACGGCCGTGGGCACCGTGCTCATGGGTGCGGCCGCGGCCTACGCCTTCTCCCGGTTCAAGTTCCGCTCCCGCAAGGGCGGGCTGCTGGCCCTGCTGATCATCCAGATGTTCCCGCAGCTGCTGGCGTTCGTGGCGATCTTCCTGCTGCTCTTCGCCATCTCCGAGGTCTACCCGTTCCTGGGCCTGAACTCCCGGCTGGGACTGGTCGCCGTGTACCTGGGAGGAGCACTAGGGGCGAACACGTTCCTCATGTACGGCTTCTTCAACACCATCCCCAAGGACCTCGACGAAGCGGCCACCCTCGACGGCGCCTCGCACGCCCAGATCTACTGGACCATGATCCTGCCCCTGGTCACCCCCATCCTCGTTGTGGTCGGCATGCTGTCCTTCATCGCGTCCTTCTCCGACTTCCTGCTCGCCCAGATCGTGCTGCAGGACCCCGACAAGTACACCCTGGCCGTGGGGCTCTACCAGTTCGTCTCCGTGCAGTTCGGCGAGAACTGGGGGGTCTTCACCGCAGGGGCCATCCTGGCGGCGATCCCGGTGGTCGCGCTGTTCCTGTTCCTCCAGCGCTACATCGTCTCCGGACTCACTGGCGGCGCCGTGAAGGGCTGA
- a CDS encoding alpha-amylase family glycosyl hydrolase, which yields MKRRPSSVLTALLSVAAVGPVPIGIVTASSAAAADPVVTLVGSLQDELGCASDWQPSCSETVLAPTGDGTYEGVFEVPAGTWEYKVALNGSWGESHPADNRPVVLDGPATLEFSFDDTTDTVSVRPAAVTGDEVTEQDRALAGDSLRAPVTSEQFYFVMADRFANGDPSNDTGGLQGDRLDHGYDPTDKAFYHGGDLQGIHDKLDYIEDLGTTAIWLTPSFKNQPVQGQGEAASSGYHGYWITDFTQIDPHLGTNEDMQELVDAAHARGMKVYFDIITNHTADVITYEEGSTAYIPKSEEPYRDAAGQPFDDAAFAGSEDFPETDPEISFPYTPAFRSPEDASVKVPEWLNDPNLYHNRGDSTWSGESVTYGDFVGLDDLFTERREVVDGMVDIYSTWAEMGIDGFRIDTVKHVNLEFWQEFSPRVLDAARAGNEDFFMFGEVYDASPEYLSSFTTAGNLQAVIDFGFQARSIEFARGGSTTSLREFYAADDHYTDTDSNAYQLPTFTGNHDMGRASWLLFDAGFRDAELQQRVELSNELMFLTRGQPVVYYGDEQGFIGSGGDQLARQDMFATQVPQYLAEPMIAAEPGAADRYGTDHPLYEQIAELSALREAHPALADGAQIHRYSSEQDGVYAFSRIDAQEKLEYVVVTNNSEQTRTVTLPTSSDNTQFTALYGDDAKLKAAKDGRLTVDVAPLSTEVYRAGRALSPEQEAPQVRLQAPGAAGILEERAEIRAAVPGDGFAQVSFAVRPVGTQEWTALGTDDNAPYRIFHDVSGHAEGTMLEYRVVLKDSSGNLSASSASGIVGDVPAPAGGGTPIVGEIVQPSSVSVAGTHNTEMGCADDWAPGCAEGQLTLDEEDGIWKGTFDLPAGDHSYKAAIDGTWDENYGTGGVLNGTNISYTAPGGPVTFYYDPATHWVTTDADGPLLTASGTFQDELGCTADRSPECLRPWLQDPDRDGTWAWSTTLIPAGQYTFRVVEDLGTGAAYGQDGAVDGPEVTLSVPEDGLVTTIEYDAATHEIHTSTNEPEQQAAGPDLSTTRASWVTTDLIAVPAGVVPEGTDPALLDWALTWGREGQLALDAETVTGGTGTVPLTPTELPDNVVAAQPELAGGLALRVDKHTTRQAGDILGGQVVIAAADDTRGIVTATGVADARATEQPKGRRTHDAGAGS from the coding sequence ATGAAACGTCGTCCATCTTCCGTCCTCACGGCCCTGCTGTCCGTCGCTGCTGTCGGTCCCGTCCCGATAGGAATCGTCACCGCCTCCTCTGCCGCCGCGGCCGACCCAGTCGTGACCCTCGTCGGCAGCCTGCAGGATGAGCTCGGCTGCGCCTCCGACTGGCAACCGTCCTGCTCCGAGACGGTGCTGGCACCCACCGGGGACGGCACCTATGAAGGCGTCTTCGAGGTTCCTGCCGGCACCTGGGAGTACAAGGTCGCCCTGAACGGCTCGTGGGGCGAGTCCCACCCCGCCGATAACCGGCCCGTGGTGCTCGATGGCCCCGCGACCCTCGAGTTCAGCTTTGACGACACCACCGACACGGTCTCCGTGCGGCCTGCCGCAGTGACGGGGGACGAGGTCACTGAGCAGGACCGGGCACTGGCCGGGGACAGCCTGCGCGCACCGGTCACCTCCGAGCAGTTCTACTTCGTGATGGCCGACCGCTTCGCCAACGGCGACCCGTCCAATGACACCGGCGGCCTCCAGGGCGACCGCCTCGACCACGGCTACGACCCCACGGACAAGGCGTTCTACCACGGCGGCGACCTGCAGGGCATCCACGACAAGCTCGACTACATCGAGGACCTCGGTACAACCGCGATCTGGCTCACCCCGTCCTTCAAGAACCAGCCCGTCCAGGGCCAGGGCGAGGCGGCAAGCTCCGGGTACCACGGCTACTGGATCACCGACTTCACCCAGATTGACCCGCACCTGGGCACCAACGAGGACATGCAGGAACTCGTCGACGCCGCCCACGCCCGCGGCATGAAGGTCTACTTCGACATCATCACCAACCACACCGCGGACGTGATCACCTACGAGGAGGGCTCCACCGCCTACATCCCGAAGTCCGAGGAACCCTACCGCGACGCCGCAGGCCAGCCCTTCGACGACGCCGCGTTCGCCGGCTCGGAGGACTTCCCCGAGACCGACCCGGAGATCTCCTTTCCGTACACCCCGGCCTTCCGCTCCCCGGAGGACGCGTCCGTCAAGGTCCCGGAGTGGCTCAACGACCCGAACCTCTACCACAATCGCGGGGACTCCACCTGGTCCGGGGAGTCGGTCACCTACGGGGACTTCGTGGGCCTGGACGACCTGTTCACCGAGCGTCGCGAAGTCGTCGACGGCATGGTCGACATCTACTCGACCTGGGCGGAGATGGGCATCGACGGGTTCCGGATCGACACGGTCAAGCACGTCAACCTCGAGTTCTGGCAGGAGTTCAGCCCTCGGGTTCTCGACGCCGCCCGGGCGGGCAACGAGGACTTCTTCATGTTCGGCGAGGTCTACGACGCCTCCCCCGAGTACCTGTCGTCTTTCACCACGGCGGGCAATCTACAGGCCGTGATCGACTTCGGCTTCCAGGCCCGCTCGATCGAGTTCGCCCGGGGCGGGAGCACCACGTCGCTGCGGGAGTTCTACGCCGCCGACGACCACTACACCGACACCGACTCCAACGCCTACCAGTTGCCGACCTTCACCGGCAACCACGACATGGGCCGGGCTTCCTGGTTGCTGTTCGACGCAGGCTTCCGCGACGCGGAGCTGCAGCAGCGGGTGGAGCTCTCCAACGAGCTGATGTTCCTCACTCGCGGCCAGCCGGTGGTCTACTACGGCGATGAGCAGGGCTTCATCGGCTCCGGAGGGGACCAGCTCGCCCGCCAGGACATGTTCGCCACCCAGGTCCCGCAGTACCTGGCCGAGCCCATGATCGCCGCCGAGCCCGGCGCGGCCGACCGCTACGGCACCGACCACCCGCTCTACGAGCAGATCGCGGAGCTCTCCGCACTACGCGAAGCGCACCCGGCTCTGGCCGACGGCGCGCAGATCCATCGCTACTCCTCGGAGCAGGACGGCGTCTACGCGTTCAGCCGCATCGACGCCCAGGAAAAGCTCGAGTACGTGGTGGTCACCAACAACTCCGAACAGACCCGCACCGTGACGCTGCCGACGTCCTCGGACAACACCCAGTTCACCGCCCTCTACGGTGACGACGCCAAGCTCAAGGCCGCCAAGGACGGGCGGCTCACGGTCGATGTCGCCCCGCTCTCCACCGAGGTCTACCGCGCCGGGCGCGCCCTGTCCCCGGAGCAGGAGGCCCCGCAGGTCCGCCTGCAGGCGCCCGGTGCGGCCGGGATCCTCGAGGAACGGGCGGAGATCCGCGCGGCCGTGCCCGGCGACGGATTCGCGCAGGTGAGCTTCGCCGTACGTCCCGTGGGCACGCAGGAGTGGACCGCGCTGGGCACCGACGACAACGCCCCGTACCGGATCTTCCACGACGTCTCCGGCCACGCCGAGGGCACGATGCTCGAGTACCGGGTGGTGCTGAAAGACTCCTCCGGCAACCTCTCCGCATCCTCCGCCTCCGGGATCGTCGGGGACGTCCCGGCCCCGGCCGGCGGCGGGACCCCGATCGTCGGTGAAATCGTGCAGCCGTCGTCGGTCTCCGTGGCCGGCACGCACAACACAGAAATGGGCTGCGCCGACGACTGGGCGCCGGGCTGCGCAGAAGGGCAACTGACCCTGGACGAGGAGGACGGGATCTGGAAGGGCACGTTCGACCTCCCAGCCGGGGACCATTCCTACAAGGCCGCGATCGACGGCACCTGGGACGAGAACTACGGTACCGGTGGCGTCCTCAACGGGACGAACATCAGCTACACCGCACCCGGCGGGCCGGTCACGTTCTACTACGACCCGGCCACCCACTGGGTCACCACCGACGCCGACGGACCCCTGCTCACCGCCTCGGGCACGTTCCAGGACGAGCTCGGCTGCACCGCGGACCGGTCACCGGAGTGCCTGCGGCCCTGGCTGCAGGACCCGGACCGGGACGGCACCTGGGCATGGTCGACGACCCTCATCCCCGCCGGACAGTACACCTTCCGCGTCGTGGAGGACCTCGGCACGGGCGCCGCGTACGGACAGGACGGCGCCGTCGACGGACCCGAGGTCACCCTCTCGGTGCCCGAGGACGGGCTTGTGACCACCATCGAGTACGACGCCGCCACCCACGAGATCCACACCAGCACCAACGAGCCCGAGCAGCAGGCGGCCGGCCCGGACCTGAGCACCACCCGGGCCTCCTGGGTCACCACTGACCTCATCGCGGTCCCCGCCGGAGTCGTTCCGGAGGGCACCGACCCGGCACTGCTCGACTGGGCCTTGACCTGGGGCCGCGAGGGGCAGCTGGCGCTCGACGCCGAGACCGTCACCGGCGGGACCGGTACCGTGCCGCTGACGCCCACGGAGCTGCCGGACAACGTCGTCGCCGCGCAACCCGAGCTCGCGGGCGGGCTCGCCCTGCGGGTGGACAAGCACACCACCCGCCAGGCCGGCGACATCCTCGGCGGCCAGGTAGTCATCGCCGCGGCCGACGACACCCGGGGCATCGTGACCGCCACGGGCGTGGCCGACGCCAGAGCCACGGAGCAACCGAAGGGACGCCGCACGCATGACGCGGGCGCCGGCTCCTGA
- a CDS encoding transposase, which produces MAKSYRPVLRNQPMLLPVDLREWLPQNHLVWFVLETVEALDTTALERTRRRGGAGAAGYDPQMLLGLLVYAYCQGVRSSRAIERMCLTDVAFRVLCAQDGPDHTTIARFRADSQDAFTELFAQVLMIAARAGLGRFGTVAIDGTKIAANASIDANRGQDWFDRHVAGVVAEAEETDRAEDAAAHESDGDDRPDRVPAALRDRTRRLERIQQASEELKAQRQRRTREQAEHEAAALARRRRSEQGQPVVGRIPNGPHRLAEARAHLAREITSHQAKLDRYAALVAAGRKPMGRPPVPMAESTRVARARRVVANAEAAAAAVEPVPAGKELPKVVANTTDPQSRIMPTRRGFLQGYNAQVAVTSDQLIVAVQVGQTPNDQACFTPMMDAAQDAATRMHAHTGNPDHLVGTVLADAGYNSDANLTAAGPDRLIALGKRRDDQRAAAQEPAHGPPPAEATPREANAHRLRTREGRDLYKRRAATVEPGIGNLKKIIDRFSCRGLDHATSELHLAATAFNILKIHRATPTA; this is translated from the coding sequence ATGGCCAAGTCGTATCGCCCGGTGCTCCGGAACCAGCCGATGCTGTTGCCGGTGGATCTGCGGGAGTGGCTTCCGCAGAATCACCTGGTCTGGTTCGTGCTGGAGACCGTCGAGGCTCTCGACACCACTGCTCTGGAACGCACCCGGCGTCGCGGTGGGGCCGGCGCGGCCGGCTACGACCCGCAGATGCTGCTGGGACTGTTGGTCTACGCCTACTGCCAAGGGGTGCGGTCCTCGCGGGCGATCGAACGGATGTGTCTCACCGACGTGGCGTTTAGGGTGTTGTGCGCCCAGGACGGCCCGGACCACACCACGATCGCCCGGTTCCGCGCCGATTCCCAGGACGCGTTCACGGAGTTGTTCGCGCAGGTCTTGATGATTGCCGCCCGGGCCGGGCTGGGCCGGTTCGGTACGGTCGCCATCGACGGCACCAAGATCGCAGCCAACGCCTCGATCGACGCCAACCGTGGCCAGGACTGGTTCGACCGCCACGTCGCCGGCGTGGTCGCCGAGGCCGAGGAGACAGACCGGGCCGAGGATGCTGCAGCACATGAGAGTGATGGCGACGACCGCCCGGATCGGGTGCCCGCCGCCTTGCGGGATCGCACCCGGCGGCTGGAGAGGATCCAGCAGGCCTCCGAAGAGCTCAAGGCCCAGCGGCAACGACGGACCCGGGAACAGGCCGAGCACGAGGCCGCCGCATTGGCCCGGCGCCGCCGCTCGGAGCAAGGACAGCCGGTGGTGGGCCGGATCCCGAACGGGCCGCACCGGCTGGCTGAGGCACGGGCGCACCTGGCCCGGGAGATCACCTCCCATCAGGCGAAACTGGACCGGTACGCCGCCCTGGTCGCGGCCGGCAGGAAACCGATGGGGCGACCACCGGTGCCGATGGCCGAGAGCACCAGGGTGGCGCGGGCGCGCCGCGTCGTGGCCAACGCCGAGGCCGCCGCAGCCGCCGTGGAGCCGGTCCCGGCCGGGAAGGAGCTGCCGAAGGTCGTGGCGAACACCACCGACCCGCAATCGCGGATCATGCCGACCCGTCGAGGGTTCCTGCAGGGATACAACGCCCAGGTCGCGGTCACCAGCGATCAGCTCATCGTCGCGGTGCAGGTGGGACAGACACCGAACGATCAAGCCTGCTTCACCCCGATGATGGACGCCGCCCAGGACGCCGCGACGCGGATGCACGCCCACACCGGCAACCCCGATCACCTGGTGGGCACCGTGCTGGCCGACGCCGGGTACAACAGCGACGCCAACCTCACAGCCGCAGGACCGGACCGATTGATCGCTCTGGGCAAGCGGCGCGACGACCAGCGCGCCGCAGCCCAGGAACCAGCACACGGGCCGCCGCCAGCGGAGGCGACCCCGCGTGAGGCCAACGCCCACCGGCTACGCACCCGTGAAGGCCGCGATCTCTACAAGCGGCGAGCAGCGACGGTGGAACCCGGCATCGGCAACCTGAAGAAGATCATCGACCGGTTCTCCTGCCGCGGCCTCGATCACGCCACCAGCGAGCTACACCTGGCCGCCACAGCGTTCAACATCCTCAAAATCCACCGAGCAACCCCCACCGCCTGA
- a CDS encoding phosphotransferase family protein yields MADRLVCLAGQAPAAVGLGSSPGDGDEVRLLGQGESFAAWLLEAGGQRVVVRIARRPVAELPRPMGEEFHGLSLVSAGIGPQALVLEESADNPLGAPYMVVSFVPGRILPPGEWTPALVRAHAQQMAGLHAQRFDRCGDITAPVEERRERVDIAGQFSAGLDWWADNHPAVLAEPDVTRLARAVGAYLRDAQKTFDRLESFALIHGDLMLPNILVDGDTTVRYIDWEWSEIGDPAQDLAYLGGLITVDPWHLPMTRARTRDLIEVYLAASEHRAATGTVEEVLVRRDAWEVYERFLTSLHHRSLLAGRLDMTGSERDMYALAAAHVTRELDRRFG; encoded by the coding sequence ATGGCCGATCGACTGGTTTGTCTGGCCGGTCAGGCCCCGGCTGCGGTCGGCCTGGGCTCATCGCCCGGAGACGGAGACGAGGTACGTCTGCTCGGGCAGGGGGAGAGCTTCGCGGCCTGGTTGCTGGAGGCCGGCGGGCAACGGGTGGTGGTGCGAATCGCCCGGCGGCCCGTGGCGGAGCTGCCGCGGCCGATGGGGGAGGAGTTCCACGGGCTGAGCCTGGTGTCGGCCGGCATTGGCCCGCAGGCGCTGGTGCTGGAGGAGTCGGCGGACAATCCGTTGGGCGCTCCGTACATGGTGGTCAGCTTCGTGCCCGGCCGCATCCTGCCACCGGGGGAGTGGACTCCGGCGCTGGTCCGGGCCCACGCCCAGCAGATGGCTGGTCTGCATGCCCAGCGCTTTGACCGTTGTGGAGACATCACCGCCCCGGTGGAGGAACGCCGGGAGAGGGTGGACATCGCCGGCCAGTTCTCCGCCGGGCTGGACTGGTGGGCGGACAACCACCCGGCCGTGCTGGCCGAGCCCGACGTGACACGACTGGCGCGGGCCGTGGGGGCGTATCTGCGCGACGCGCAGAAGACCTTCGACCGGTTGGAGTCCTTCGCCCTGATCCACGGGGATCTGATGCTGCCCAACATCCTCGTCGACGGGGACACCACGGTGCGCTACATCGACTGGGAGTGGTCGGAGATCGGGGACCCCGCCCAAGACCTCGCATACCTCGGTGGGCTGATCACCGTGGACCCATGGCACCTGCCCATGACCCGGGCCCGGACCCGGGACCTGATCGAGGTCTACCTGGCGGCCAGTGAGCACCGGGCGGCCACGGGCACCGTGGAAGAAGTGCTGGTCCGCCGCGACGCCTGGGAGGTCTACGAACGGTTCCTCACGTCCCTGCATCACCGCAGTCTCCTGGCCGGCCGCCTGGATATGACCGGCTCGGAGCGGGATATGTACGCTCTCGCGGCTGCCCACGTCACCCGGGAGCTGGACCGCCGGTTCGGCTGA
- a CDS encoding phosphotransferase: MFRNGRLRGVIDFDTASPGPRIWDLAHLAYRLVPLTDDAHDGGPPAPDRAARLRLLIDSYGALYEPVDLVAAVAARLEELAVFTDARAAETGRDDFAEHAAMYRRDRDRVLATG, encoded by the coding sequence GTGTTCCGCAACGGTCGGCTGCGCGGGGTGATCGACTTCGACACGGCCTCCCCGGGCCCCAGAATCTGGGACCTGGCCCACCTGGCCTACCGGTTGGTGCCGTTGACCGATGACGCGCACGACGGCGGCCCGCCCGCACCCGACCGTGCGGCTCGCCTCCGGCTGCTGATCGACTCCTACGGGGCGCTGTATGAGCCCGTGGACCTGGTGGCCGCGGTGGCGGCACGGCTGGAAGAGCTCGCGGTGTTCACGGACGCACGAGCCGCCGAGACCGGCCGGGACGACTTCGCCGAGCACGCCGCGATGTACCGCCGCGATCGTGACCGGGTGCTGGCCACCGGTTGA
- a CDS encoding SDR family oxidoreductase, with protein sequence MPHPSFARPLQGRTALVTGVSRRRGIGYAVAVELAALGASVFFHHYSAHDTDQPWGADDLDAVRAGIRAALHDGALTGDASADLRDPDAAEDLVEQAHALTGRLDILVCNHARSGGDGSVLDMTAETLDAFWDTNTRSTLLLTRHFAHRHATTTSRSAPVRPGDRIGRTRPAARSAAGRVFWMTSGQGQRPMRGEVAYATSKAALAGVTPTVAAELLELGIVLNTINPGPVNTGYLDPGTTDRSLEELEAWRRATPFGRWGRPTDPARLIGWLATDHGVWVAGQVITTDGGMSLT encoded by the coding sequence ATGCCTCATCCCTCTTTCGCACGTCCGCTGCAGGGCAGAACCGCCCTGGTCACCGGGGTCTCCCGCCGCCGCGGCATCGGGTACGCGGTGGCCGTAGAGCTCGCCGCCCTGGGGGCGAGCGTGTTTTTCCACCATTACAGCGCCCATGACACGGACCAGCCCTGGGGCGCCGACGACCTCGATGCGGTACGCGCCGGCATCCGCGCCGCTCTGCACGATGGTGCCCTTACCGGCGATGCCTCCGCGGACTTGAGGGACCCGGACGCCGCCGAAGACCTCGTCGAGCAGGCCCACGCCCTGACCGGGCGCCTGGACATCCTGGTCTGCAACCACGCCCGCAGCGGCGGGGACGGGTCCGTCCTAGACATGACCGCCGAGACCCTGGACGCGTTCTGGGACACCAACACCCGCTCCACCCTGCTGCTGACCCGGCACTTCGCCCACCGGCACGCCACGACGACGTCCCGGTCCGCACCCGTCCGGCCCGGCGACCGGATCGGGAGGACCCGGCCCGCCGCCCGCTCGGCGGCGGGCCGGGTGTTCTGGATGACCTCGGGCCAGGGCCAGCGGCCGATGCGGGGCGAGGTCGCCTACGCCACCAGCAAGGCCGCGCTGGCCGGGGTGACTCCCACGGTGGCCGCGGAGCTGCTCGAGCTCGGCATCGTCCTGAACACGATCAATCCGGGGCCGGTCAACACCGGCTACCTGGACCCCGGGACCACCGATCGGTCCTTGGAGGAGCTCGAGGCGTGGCGACGGGCCACCCCGTTCGGCCGCTGGGGACGGCCCACGGATCCGGCGCGGCTGATCGGGTGGCTGGCCACCGACCATGGTGTGTGGGTCGCCGGTCAAGTCATCACTACCGACGGGGGCATGAGCCTGACTTGA
- a CDS encoding NAD(P)-dependent oxidoreductase, which translates to MRVTVFGADNDIGRKVVQELIWRGYEALVFVSDPSTVTGTWGHRVQVVSGQLTDPVALAAVLARTEAVVNALDPRLDRPGAHLVEGTARMVAAMQDHGVPRYIGLGSPAVGLCPKEQPTPVVKAHRVLLRALHPRVHGQMRQMMATVTGADLDWTIVRFLRHTPGRGRGLKYVGYFGHDDIGCSAAAGDIAAFTVTQLLDARHVTEAPAVSN; encoded by the coding sequence ATGCGCGTGACGGTCTTCGGTGCTGACAACGACATCGGCCGTAAGGTTGTTCAGGAGCTGATCTGGCGTGGTTATGAGGCCCTGGTCTTCGTATCGGACCCCAGCACGGTGACCGGCACCTGGGGGCACCGGGTGCAGGTAGTGAGCGGGCAGCTCACCGACCCGGTGGCCCTGGCCGCGGTCCTGGCGCGGACCGAGGCCGTGGTCAACGCGCTCGATCCGCGCCTGGACCGTCCCGGTGCGCACCTGGTGGAAGGCACCGCGCGCATGGTGGCCGCGATGCAGGACCACGGAGTGCCCCGCTACATCGGCCTGGGCAGCCCCGCCGTCGGGCTGTGCCCGAAGGAACAACCCACCCCGGTGGTGAAAGCCCACCGGGTTCTTCTGAGAGCCCTGCATCCGCGTGTCCACGGCCAGATGCGGCAGATGATGGCCACGGTCACCGGCGCCGATCTGGACTGGACGATCGTGCGGTTCCTGCGCCACACGCCCGGTCGAGGTCGAGGGCTGAAGTACGTCGGATACTTCGGCCACGATGACATCGGCTGCAGCGCGGCCGCCGGCGACATCGCCGCTTTCACCGTCACCCAGCTCCTCGATGCCCGCCACGTCACGGAGGCCCCGGCCGTCAGCAACTGA